The proteins below come from a single Malus sylvestris chromosome 3, drMalSylv7.2, whole genome shotgun sequence genomic window:
- the LOC126616796 gene encoding pentatricopeptide repeat-containing protein At1g07740, mitochondrial-like: protein MFHSRAKSINLLRHCGSNPLQSHHQPYQTFRSNKPKTTIPRRRQRLHRSTAKLRRPIPFVSDVKETQDPEEALSLFHEYHQMGFKHDYPSYSALLYKLARRRNFEAVDAVLGLVRDRNIHCKDTLFIALIQHYGKADLVEKAVDLFHQMPSFNCVRTLQCFNELLNVLVDGGRFSDADEIFGRCSTLGFRPNSISYNIMIKGWLQKGDWEEAWKVFDEMLEKKVQPSVVTYNSLIGFFGRRGELEKATGLFEDMRQKGKYPNAVTYALLMEGLCLAGKHDEAKKIMFDMEYRGCKPRLVNYGVLMSDLGKRGKIEEAKSFLQEMKKRRFKPNVVIYNILINFLCKEGRAAEAYKVLVEMQVGGCEPNAATFRMMVDGFCQIEDFEGGFKVLTAMLASRHCPRLETFECLVTGLLKCGKINDACFVLEEMEKRNMQFHLEAWEALVVDACGEDIVACDVVTELGSAH from the coding sequence ATGTTCCATTCAAGAGCCAAATCTATCAACCTTCTCCGCCATTGCGGCAGCAATCCCCTGCAATCCCATCACCAACCATATCAGACTTTCCGCTCCAACAAACCCAAGACCACCATCCCTCGCCGCCGCCAACGACTTCACAGAAGCACCGCAAAGCTCCGCAGGCCGATACCTTTCGTCTCCGATGTCAAAGAAACGCAAGACCCAGAAGAGGCCTTGTCTCTCTTCCACGAGTACCACCAAATGGGCTTCAAACACGACTACCCTTCTTACTCTGCTCTTCTCTACAAGCTCGCTCGCCGCCGGAATTTCGAAGCTGTCGACGCCGTTCTCGGCCTTGTCCGAGATCGAAACATTCACTGCAAAGATACCCTTTTCATTGCTCTGATTCAACATTACGGGAAAGCCGATTTGGTAGAGAAGGCCGTCGATCTTTTTCATCAAATGCCTTCTTTTAACTGTGTCCGTACGTTGCAGTGCTTCAATGAGCTCCTTAATGTGCTTGTTGATGGCGGTAGGTTTTCAGATGCGGATGAGATATTTGGGAGGTGTTCTACATTGGGTTTTCGTCCGAATTCGATTTCGTATAATATAATGATCAAGGGGTGGCTTCAGAAGGGCGACTGGGAAGAAGCATGgaaggtgtttgatgaaatgcttGAGAAAAAGGTGCAACCTAGTGTTGTGACGTATAATAGTCTTATAGGTTTTTTCGGTAGAAGGGGTGAGTTGGAGAAAGCTACTGGTTTGTTTGAGGACATGAGACAGAAAGGGAAATACCCAAATGCGGTGACATATGCATTATTGATGGAAGGTTTGTGCTTGGCGGGGAAGCATGATGAAGCAAAGAAGATAATGTTTGATATGGAGTATCGAGGTTGTAAACCACGTCTTGTGAATTATGGTGTATTGATGAGTGATCTTGGAAAGAGAGGGAAGATTGAGGAGGCAAAGTCTTTCCTTCAGGAGATGAAGAAGAGGCGGTTTAAGCCGAATGTTGTGATTTATAACATATTGATTAACTTTCTGTGCAAGGAAGGCAGGGCTGCAGAGGCTTACAAAGTCTTGGTTGAAATGCAAGTTGGAGGCTGTGAGCCGAATGCAGCTACTTTCAGGATGATGGTTGATGGGTTTTGTCAGATAGAAGATTTTGAGGGAGGTTTTAAGGTTTTGACTGCAATGTTGGCAAGTAGACATTGTCCTCGTTTAGAAACATTTGAATGTTTAGTTACGGGCTTATTAAAGTGCGGGAAGATCAATGATGCTTGTTTTGTCTTGGAGGAGATGGAAAAGAGAAACATGCAATTTCATTTGGAAGCTTGGGAAGCTCTAGTTGTGGATGCTTGTGGAGAGGATATTGTTGCATGTGACGTTGTGACTGAACTAGGCTCTGCCCATTAA
- the LOC126616797 gene encoding dirigent protein 25-like: MATRKSTPLALKLTIWLLLLALAMPCATSARILDEENPAAPEETDTTQTQTPVSNVPPPQVATNPAGPAAATSATVGNAASYHPLTFFLHDIIGGSNPSARAVTGIVANPAVSGQVPFAKPNGANIPIGNGIPQNNNNNGIINNNNVPFFTGLGGNAGNNLIQNNGNNNIIGGNGLPYLNGAQLPPGITLQKLMFGTLTVFDDELTEGHELGSGLLGRAQGFYVASSEDGRSQTIAFTAMFQSGGYADSLTFFGVHRVAASESHLAVMGGTGKYLNAKGYALVKTIPATNQQNTDGVDAVLQFTTYLTY, encoded by the coding sequence ATGGCAACCCGGAAATCGACTCCCTTGGCCCTCAAGCTCACAATCTGGCTGCTGCTTCTAGCTCTTGCCATGCCATGCGCCACCTCTGCCCGAATCCTCGATGAGGAAAACCCTGCGGCCCCCGAGGAGACTGATACAACTCAAACACAAACACCTGTTTCCAATGTGCCACCTCCTCAGGTAGCTACAAATCCAGCAGGCCCTGCTGCAGCTACAAGTGCCACAGTTGGCAATGCAGCATCCTATCATCCACTAACCTTCTTTTTGCATGACATTATCGGTGGATCAAACCCCTCGGCTAGAGCTGTCACTGGAATTGTGGCCAATCCGGCAGTCAGCGGTCAAGTCCCTTTTGCCAAACCCAATGGAGCAAATATCCCAATTGGGAATGGCATTCCccagaacaacaacaacaatggaatcatcaacaacaacaacgtcCCCTTCTTCACCGGCCTTGGTGGAAACGCCGGCAACAACTTGATCCAAAACAATGGCAACAACAACATCATTGGTGGGAATGGGCTTCCGTACCTGAACGGGGCTCAGCTTCCCCCTGGAATCACCCTTCAGAAGCTTATGTTTGGGACCCTGACAGTTTTCGACGATGAGCTGACTGAAGGGCATGAGCTTGGATCTGGCTTGCTCGGCAGGGCACAAGGGTTTTACGTGGCGAGTTCTGAAGATGGGAGGAGCCAGACCATTGCCTTCACAGCCATGTTTCAGAGTGGAGGTTATGCTGATAGCCTCACCTTCTTCGGTGTGCATCGGGTGGCAGCGTCGGAGTCTCATCTTGCAGTCATGGGAGGAACTGGCAAGTATCTCAATGCAAAGGGTTATGCTCTTGTTAAGACTATTCCTGCAACAAATCAGCAAAACACTGATGGAGTTGACGCTGTGCTGCAGTTTACCACGTATCTTACTTACTAG
- the LOC126616798 gene encoding protein SODIUM POTASSIUM ROOT DEFECTIVE 2 encodes MKGMDIFCASPASTAICSSLDQRAMVRQGPGPLDHRHHYHLRDRDQLKNQPHRQTHHAPCSSQLPIDPKPFYEKCRKSFSSAQSQPRRKRSADIHDLTRTKGTNGSSSSRFLLSDSPFIDWIQKPDHKNLSAAFVPPEVPSKPRGLMSSNGHSNTALKSSSTRFRHQVVVLRVSMHCKGCEGKVRKHLSKMEGVTSFSIDFPTKKVTVMGDVTPSAVLSSVSKVKKAQLWPSPTSSSPSSA; translated from the exons ATGAAAGGAATGGATATTTTCTGTGCATCTCCAGCTTCCACAGCCATTTGCTCTAGCCTGGACCAACGTGCTATGGTCCGCCAAGGCCCCGGGCCCCTTGACCATCGTCATCACTATCATCTTCGTGATCGCGATCAACTGAAAAACCAACCTCATCGTCAAACTCACCATGCCCCTTGCTCATCTCAGTTACCTATCGATCCCAAACCGTTTTACGAGAAATGTAGAAAGAGTTTTTCTAGTGCACAAAGTCAGCCACGCAGAAAGAGATCTGCTGACATACATGACTTAACAAGGACTAAGGGTACCAAtggctcttcttcttctcggTTTCTCTTAAGTGACTCGCCCTTCATCGACTGGATACAGAAGCCTGATCATAAGAATCTCTCGGCTGCGTTTGTTCCTCCTGAAGTACCCTCTAAGCCTAGAGGCTTGATGAGCTCAAATGGTCATTCTAATACTGCCTTGAAGTCTTCTTCTACTCGTTTTCGTCACCAG GTTGTTGTTTTAAGGGTGTCAATGCACTGCAAGGGTTGTGAAGGAAAAGTGAGAAAGCACCTCTCTAAAATGGAAG GAGTGACTTCATTTAGCATAGATTTCCCGACAAAGAAAGTCACGGTGATGGGGGACGTGACCCCATCGGCTGTGCTCTCAAGCGTATCCAAGGTGAAGAAAGCCCAGCTCTGGCCTTCGCCAACATCATCGTCACCCTCATCAGCATGA
- the LOC126617329 gene encoding 60S ribosomal protein L35-like: MARIKVHELRHKTKADLLAQLKDLKAELALLRVAKVTGGAPNKLSKIKVVRLSIAQVLTVMSQKQKAALREVYRNKKLLPLDLRPKKTRAIRRRLTKHQASLKTEREKKKEIYYPLRKYAIKA, encoded by the exons ATGG CGAGGATTAAGGTCCATGAACTCAGGCACAAAACCAAGGCTGATCTTTTGGCTCAGCTGAAGGATCTGAAGGCAGAGCTCGCTCTTCTCCGAGTCGCCAAGGTCACCGGCGGAGCCCCTAACAAGCTCTCCAAAAt CAAGGTGGTGAGGCTTTCAATCGCTCAGGTGTTGACGGTGATGTCTCAGAAGCAGAAGGCGGCTCTGAGGGAAGTCTACAGGAATAAGAAGCTTCTTCCTCTCGATTTGCGTCCCAAGAAGACTAGGGCCATCAGGAGGCGTCTCACCAAGCACCAG GCATCTTTGAAgacagaaagagagaagaaaaaggagatctACTACCCATTGAGGAAGTACGCAATCAAGGCATAA